In the Ensifer adhaerens genome, one interval contains:
- a CDS encoding carbohydrate ABC transporter permease, whose product MDINASHRLRRRLLKTMHLIGLFLAMAVICLPGLWIVLSSLRPTVEIMAKPPVWIPESISLDAYRAMFSGAGQGGVPVWDYFRNSLIISVTSTVIALAIGMAGGYAFARYRFKAKSAIFLGFMLTRAVPGIALSLPLFMLYARTGIIDTHFSLILTYVALNVPFTIWLIDGFFRQVPKDLAEAAQIDGCTPWQAFWQVEFPLAGPGIASAGIFAFLTSWNEYALASQITRSVNSKTLPVGLLDYTAEFTIDWRGMCALAVVMIIPALTLTFIIQKHLVSGLTFGAVKG is encoded by the coding sequence ATGGATATCAACGCTTCGCACCGCCTGCGCCGCCGCCTGTTAAAGACGATGCACCTGATCGGCCTGTTCCTCGCAATGGCCGTGATCTGCCTCCCCGGCCTCTGGATCGTGCTCTCGTCGCTGCGCCCGACCGTCGAGATCATGGCGAAACCGCCGGTCTGGATCCCCGAGAGCATTTCGCTCGATGCCTATCGCGCCATGTTTTCGGGCGCAGGTCAGGGCGGCGTTCCCGTCTGGGACTATTTCCGCAATTCGTTGATCATCTCGGTGACGTCAACGGTGATCGCGCTCGCGATCGGCATGGCCGGCGGCTACGCCTTTGCCCGCTATCGTTTCAAGGCGAAGTCGGCGATCTTCCTCGGCTTCATGCTGACACGGGCGGTGCCCGGCATCGCGCTCTCGCTGCCGCTCTTCATGCTCTACGCCCGCACCGGCATCATCGATACCCACTTTTCGCTGATCCTGACTTACGTTGCGCTCAACGTGCCCTTCACCATCTGGCTGATCGACGGCTTCTTTCGCCAGGTGCCGAAGGATCTCGCTGAAGCCGCCCAGATCGACGGCTGTACGCCCTGGCAGGCCTTCTGGCAGGTGGAGTTTCCGTTGGCCGGCCCCGGCATTGCATCCGCCGGCATCTTTGCGTTCCTGACGTCCTGGAACGAATATGCGCTCGCCTCGCAGATCACCCGCTCGGTCAATTCCAAGACCCTGCCGGTCGGGCTGCTCGACTATACCGCCGAATTCACCATCGACTGGCGCGGCATGTGTGCGCTCGCCGTCGTGATGATCATACCGGCGCTGACCCTTACCTTCATCATTCAGAAGCACCTCGTTTCGGGCCTCACCTTCGGCGCGGTAAAAGGATAA
- a CDS encoding carbohydrate ABC transporter permease: MKLKKLSAPALLLLPAFVVLAAVIVLPLLFSFYSSFTPFRLTKPETLWVFVGLRNYATVLGNTEFWVAFGRTVLLLTVALNAEMLLGLGLALLVNKATHGQRLLRTMMMFPMMFSPVLVGFQFKFLFNDNIGFVNNALQSLGLTDQAIPWLIDGNLALLSIIIAEVWSSTAVFAILILAGLLAMPKDPVEAAHVDGCTPWQTFRYVTWPYLMPFAFIAMTIRSLDVARAYDIVKIMTDGGPAKRTELLWTLVGRTAYADARMGLANAMAYVAILLSIVFTVYFFRKLAAARQQIGAEW; encoded by the coding sequence ATGAAGCTCAAGAAATTGTCAGCGCCGGCCCTGCTTCTGCTGCCGGCCTTTGTCGTGCTCGCGGCGGTGATCGTCTTGCCGCTGCTCTTTTCCTTCTATTCGAGCTTCACGCCTTTCCGTTTGACCAAGCCGGAGACGCTGTGGGTCTTCGTCGGCCTGCGCAATTACGCGACCGTTCTCGGCAACACCGAGTTCTGGGTCGCCTTCGGGCGCACCGTGCTGCTGCTGACGGTAGCGTTGAACGCCGAGATGCTGCTCGGCCTCGGCCTGGCGCTGCTCGTCAACAAGGCGACCCATGGTCAGCGCCTGCTGCGCACCATGATGATGTTTCCGATGATGTTTTCGCCCGTGCTCGTCGGCTTCCAGTTCAAATTCCTGTTCAACGACAATATCGGCTTCGTCAACAATGCGCTGCAGTCGCTGGGACTGACGGATCAGGCGATCCCGTGGCTGATCGACGGCAATCTGGCGCTCCTCTCGATCATCATCGCTGAAGTCTGGTCCTCGACCGCAGTCTTCGCCATCCTGATCCTCGCCGGCCTGCTTGCCATGCCGAAGGATCCGGTGGAGGCCGCCCATGTCGATGGCTGCACGCCCTGGCAGACCTTCCGCTATGTCACCTGGCCCTATCTCATGCCGTTCGCCTTCATCGCCATGACGATCCGTTCGCTCGACGTCGCGCGCGCCTATGACATCGTCAAGATCATGACAGACGGGGGGCCGGCCAAGCGCACCGAGCTGCTGTGGACGCTGGTCGGTCGCACGGCTTATGCCGATGCCCGCATGGGGCTCGCCAACGCCATGGCCTATGTCGCGATCCTCTTGTCGATTGTCTTCACCGTCTATTTCTTCCGCAAGCTCGCCGCAGCGCGCCAGCAGATCGGAGCCGAGTGGTAA
- a CDS encoding ABC transporter substrate-binding protein has product MRRLLSGVSAGVIMLAAGLGSAMAADLPGKFEGVTIDAKLIGGQQYEKLYERIGEWEKATGAKVNILSKKNHFELDKEIKSDIATGGVSWCVGSNHSSFAPQYPDIYTDLLALLPPEEIAKFVPALIDASTLDGKLVMLPRAQFDVSALYYQKSLYQDEAKKAAFKAKYGYDLAPPDTWAQVSDQAEFFATPPNFYGTQFAGKEEAINGRFYEMLVAEGGEYLDKDGRPALNSEAGVRALDWFVKLYKDKAVPPGTTNYLWDDLGQGFASGSIALNLDWPGWASFFNDPKSSKVAGNVGVKVQPAGSSGKRTGWSGHHGFSVTEDCANKEAAASLVWWLTNEDSQKLESAAGPLPTRTAVWEYNIKQAEGDAYKTEVLQAFQEAAKHAFPVPKTAEWIEISNAVYPELQAAILGDKTSKEALDAAAAKATGILEDAGKL; this is encoded by the coding sequence ATGAGAAGGCTGCTATCCGGCGTGTCCGCCGGAGTCATCATGCTTGCCGCGGGACTGGGGTCGGCTATGGCCGCCGACCTGCCCGGCAAGTTCGAGGGCGTCACGATTGACGCCAAGCTGATCGGCGGACAGCAATACGAAAAGCTCTATGAGCGGATCGGCGAATGGGAGAAGGCGACCGGCGCCAAGGTCAACATCCTGTCGAAGAAGAATCACTTCGAACTCGACAAGGAAATCAAATCGGACATCGCGACCGGCGGCGTCAGCTGGTGCGTAGGCTCCAACCATTCCTCCTTCGCTCCGCAATATCCTGACATCTATACCGACCTCCTGGCGCTGCTGCCGCCGGAAGAGATCGCCAAGTTCGTGCCGGCGCTGATCGACGCTTCGACGCTCGACGGCAAGCTGGTGATGCTGCCGCGCGCCCAATTCGACGTGTCGGCGCTCTACTACCAGAAGAGCCTCTACCAGGACGAAGCCAAGAAGGCCGCCTTCAAGGCGAAATACGGCTACGATCTCGCGCCGCCGGACACTTGGGCCCAGGTCAGCGATCAGGCTGAGTTCTTCGCCACACCGCCGAATTTCTACGGCACGCAGTTTGCCGGCAAGGAAGAGGCGATCAACGGCCGCTTCTATGAAATGCTGGTTGCCGAAGGTGGCGAGTACCTCGACAAGGACGGCCGCCCGGCCCTCAATTCCGAAGCCGGTGTCCGTGCGCTCGACTGGTTCGTCAAGCTCTACAAGGACAAGGCCGTACCGCCGGGCACGACCAACTACCTCTGGGATGACCTCGGCCAGGGCTTTGCCTCGGGCTCGATCGCCCTCAATCTCGACTGGCCTGGCTGGGCAAGCTTCTTCAACGACCCGAAGTCGTCCAAGGTTGCCGGCAATGTCGGCGTGAAGGTGCAGCCGGCCGGTTCTTCCGGCAAGCGCACCGGCTGGTCGGGCCATCACGGCTTCTCGGTCACCGAGGATTGCGCCAACAAGGAAGCGGCCGCTTCGCTCGTCTGGTGGCTGACCAACGAGGATAGCCAGAAGCTGGAATCGGCTGCCGGCCCGTTGCCGACCCGGACTGCCGTCTGGGAATACAACATCAAGCAAGCCGAGGGCGACGCCTACAAGACGGAAGTGCTGCAGGCTTTCCAGGAAGCCGCAAAGCATGCCTTCCCGGTTCCGAAGACCGCCGAATGGATCGAAATCTCCAACGCCGTCTATCCTGAACTCCAGGCCGCCATCCTCGGCGACAAGACGTCGAAGGAAGCCCTTGATGCCGCCGCCGCAAAGGCGACCGGCATTCTGGAAGACGCCGGCAAGCTCTGA
- a CDS encoding IclR family transcriptional regulator → MDTEESDRYRAPALDKGLDILELLASVDGGLTQAEISKRLNRSPNEFYRMLDRLVRRGYVTRIDGDRYSLTLKLFGLSQLHAPVRRLASYATPLMRDLAQRSKQANHLAVFDRGSAVVIAQQEAPDYWGISIRVGSHISLFDTGSGHILLAFRSAEEREMMITEHAKSKDEVPRGPEFYARLDQIRERGYEMMASAQTAGVYNLSAPILGPDGRGIAALTVPYIALVNAPSAPDITETIALLLKTAEQLSTLAGSDVVPAAD, encoded by the coding sequence ATGGACACCGAAGAGTCTGACCGCTATCGCGCGCCCGCCCTCGACAAGGGGCTCGACATTCTCGAGCTGCTCGCCAGCGTCGACGGCGGCCTGACGCAGGCGGAAATCTCCAAGCGCCTGAACCGCAGCCCCAACGAGTTTTACCGCATGCTCGACCGGCTGGTGCGGCGCGGCTACGTCACCCGCATTGACGGCGATCGCTATTCCCTGACTTTGAAACTGTTCGGGCTTTCGCAGCTGCATGCACCGGTGCGCAGGCTCGCTTCCTATGCGACACCGTTGATGCGCGACCTGGCGCAGCGCTCCAAGCAGGCAAACCACTTGGCCGTCTTTGATCGCGGCTCGGCCGTGGTGATTGCCCAGCAGGAAGCCCCTGATTACTGGGGAATTTCGATCCGGGTCGGCTCGCACATCAGCCTGTTCGATACCGGTTCCGGCCATATCCTGCTCGCCTTCCGCTCTGCCGAAGAGCGCGAGATGATGATTACCGAACATGCCAAGAGCAAAGACGAGGTCCCGCGCGGGCCGGAGTTCTACGCACGCCTCGACCAGATTCGCGAGCGAGGCTACGAGATGATGGCGAGTGCGCAGACAGCCGGCGTCTATAACCTCTCGGCACCGATCCTTGGCCCCGACGGTCGCGGCATTGCTGCGTTGACCGTGCCCTATATCGCGCTCGTCAACGCGCCTTCGGCGCCGGATATCACCGAAACCATCGCCCTGCTGCTGAAAACAGCCGAACAACTGTCGACGCTTGCAGGCTCGGATGTGGTTCCGGCAGCCGATTGA
- a CDS encoding amidohydrolase family protein: protein MIIDTHLHLIDRSKLTYPWLSGVPALDHDFLYATYEREARRLGIEASLHMEVDVEPSEIEKETAEIERLSRGPDSLLKGAIAACRPEGDGFEAYLERQEANGFVKGFRRVLHVMPDELSEASRFRDNIRKLGGRRCTFDLCVLPHQIGKAIALADLAPDVQFILDHCGVPDIRAGAEHPWREHMSEIARRPNVTAKISGVVAYADEAWQVQTLRPYVEHTIGAFGWDRAVWGSDWPVCTLGGNLSTWVGATHALLEGCSAAEKRKLLADNARRIWKLA from the coding sequence TTGATCATCGACACCCATCTTCACCTGATCGACAGGTCCAAGCTCACCTATCCTTGGCTCTCAGGCGTACCGGCGCTCGACCACGACTTCCTTTACGCAACCTATGAACGGGAAGCGCGCCGGCTCGGCATCGAAGCCTCCCTGCACATGGAGGTCGATGTCGAGCCTTCGGAAATCGAGAAGGAAACGGCAGAGATCGAACGGCTCTCGCGCGGGCCGGACAGCCTGCTCAAGGGCGCCATTGCCGCCTGCCGCCCCGAGGGCGATGGATTCGAAGCCTATCTGGAGCGCCAGGAAGCGAATGGCTTCGTCAAGGGCTTCCGCAGGGTGCTGCATGTCATGCCGGATGAACTGTCCGAAGCATCACGCTTTCGCGACAACATCCGCAAGCTCGGCGGCCGCCGCTGCACCTTCGACCTCTGCGTCCTGCCGCACCAGATCGGAAAGGCGATCGCGCTTGCCGATCTCGCGCCCGACGTTCAGTTCATTCTCGACCATTGCGGCGTCCCCGACATTCGCGCCGGCGCCGAGCATCCCTGGCGCGAGCACATGAGCGAGATCGCGCGCCGGCCGAATGTCACGGCGAAGATCTCCGGCGTCGTCGCCTATGCGGACGAAGCCTGGCAGGTTCAAACGTTGCGCCCCTATGTCGAGCACACCATCGGCGCCTTCGGCTGGGACCGGGCGGTCTGGGGAAGCGACTGGCCGGTCTGCACGCTCGGCGGCAATCTTTCGACCTGGGTCGGCGCCACCCACGCGCTTCTCGAAGGCTGCAGTGCTGCGGAGAAGCGCAAGCTGCTCGCCGACAATGCACGCCGAATCTGGAAGCTCGCGTAG